The DNA sequence TCGGCATCGCCAAGGATTTCTACAACATCACCGTGCTCGACGGCGGCGAACAGTGGTTCTTCAAGAACTGATGGTTCTTCAAGATATAGCCTTCCAGAGCGATTGATCCGCACCAGCGGAACGTGATGTGCCCGTCGGCCGCCGTGGTAACGGCTGCCGGCGGGCGCTAATGCTGTGCTGTACTACCTCCTGCGCCGCTCGCTCTACATGCTGCTGCTGCTGGTGGTGCTGTCGATGGCGGGCTTCGCCATCATCCAGCTCCCGCCCGGCGACTACCTGAACAGCTATATCCAGGCGCTGGCGATGCGCGGCGCCGCCCCGGACGAGGCGGAGCTGGCCGCGCTCAAGCGGCAGTACGGCCTCGACCTGCCGCTGCACCGCCAATACCTGAAGTGGGCCGGGCGCGCGCTGGCCGGCGATTTCGGTCGCTCCATGGACTGGCGCAAGCCGGTATCGGAGCTGATCGCCGACCGCATGCTGCTGACGGTGATCATGAACGCCGCGGCGATGGTGTTCATCTACGTGGTGGCGATCCCGATCGGGATCTTCGCCGCCACCCACCAGTACTCGGTCGGCGACCATGCGCTGACGGTGGTCAGCCTGACCGGGCTGGCGACGCCGCAGTTCCTGCTCGCGCTGGTGCTGATGGTGTTCATGGTGCGCAACTTCGGCGCCAGCGTCGGTGGCCTGTTCTCGCCCGAGTACGTCGACGCCGCCTGGAGCGTGGGCCGGGTGATCGACCTGCTGGCGCACCTGCCGGTGCCGGTGGTCATCATCGGCCTGTCCGGTACCGCGGCGCTGATCCGGGTGATGCGCAGCGGGGTGCTCGACGAGTTGAAGAAACAGTACGTGGTGACCGCCCGCGCCAAGGGCGCCACCGAGCGCGCGCTGCTGTTCAAGTACCCGGTGCGGGTGGCGATCAACCCGATCATCAGCACGGTCGGCTGGATGCTGCCGGCCACCATCTCGGGCGGGACGATCACGGCGGTGGTGCTCAGCCTGCCCACGGTGGGGCCGATGCTGCTGCGCGCCCTGCGCAACCAGGACATGTTCCTGGGCGGCACCATCGTCATGCTGCTCGGCTTCCTGACCGTGATCGGGACCTTCGTCTCCGACATGTTGCTGATGTGGATCGACCCGCGCATCCGCTACGAACGGAGCCGTTGAACGGTGGCGGAGCCGCAGGTGTCGAGTGCTGCCGCGACCGCCGCCGAGCAGGCGGAAGAGCGCCTCTTTCTCGCTTCGCAGTGGCGCCTCATGTGGCGCCGGCTGGGCCGCCACCGGGTGGCGCTGGCCGGCGGCGTGGTGCTGCTGCTGTTCTACCTTACCATGTGCCTGGGCGCGGAATTCTGCGCCACCTACACCAGGGACACCCGCTTCAAGGCGTTCTCGTTCGCCCCGCCGGCGCGGATTCGCGTGGTCGACGCCGACGGGCGCCTGCGGCTGCCGTTCGTGTACGGCCTGGAGTCGGGACGCGATCCGGTTTCGTTCCGCAAGGTGTACACCGAGGACGTGAGCGTCCGTTACCCGCTGCGCCTGTTCGCGCGCGGCGAGCCGTACCTGCTGTGGGGGCTGTTCCCGGCCGAACGCCACTTCATCGGCGTGGACGAGCCGGGCCTGCTGCTGCTGTTCGGCAGCGACGAGCTGGGCCGCGACCTGTTTTCGCGCACCCTGTACGGCGGCCGCATCTCGCTGTCGATCGGCCTGGTCGGGGTGGCGGTGAGCTTCGTGCTCGGCTGCATCCTGGGCGGGCTGTCGGGGTTCTACGGCGGCGGCATCGACAATGCCATTCAGCGCGTCATCGAGTTCCTGCTGTCGATACCCACCATCCCGCTGTGGATGGCGCTGGCGGCGGCGGTACCGGTGGACTGGCCGCCGCTACGGGTGTACTTCGGCATCACCATCATCCTGTCGATCATCGGCTGGACGGCGCTGGCGCGGGTGGTGCGCGGCAAGCTGATCAGCACTCGCGAGGAGGACTTCGTGGTGGCGGCGCAGATCGCCGGCTCGACCGAGCGCAAGATCATCGTGCGCCACCTGCTGCCCTCGTTCCTGAGCTACCTGATCGTCGACCTGACGCTGTCGATCCCGCGCATGATCCTGGGCGAGACGGCGCTCAGCTTCCTGGGCCTGGGGCTGCGCCCGCCGGTGGTGAGTTGGGGGGTGCTGCTGAACCAGGCGCAGAACGTCAAGGCGGTGGCCCTGCACCCGTGGATGCTGATCCCGGCGGTGTTCGTGATCGTGTCGGTGCTGGCCTTCAACCTGCTCGGCGACGGCCTCCGCGACGCCGCCGACCCCTACGCCTCGCATTGACACGCCTTGCCTCCCCTGGATTGGAATTGGACGCAGTTCAGCCTTTCTTACAACTGATGAGCCCTGTGGTCTGGTCAATCGAACATCCCGCGTTACGCAGAGCGACTAGAACGTCTCCCAAATGAAAGTTGTCCAATATCAATCCTTCTTTTATTGCTGTCCGGACAATCTCGACATATAGAAGGCTTGGGCTCTGTTCGTCCAAGGTGGGATGATTCTGAATGACTCTATGCACCAGTGCTCCGGTTTCAACGCTGCGGAAAGCTGCCGCGTTCAGTTCCTCTCCAACATTGGGCTTTTGTACAGTCAAAACGAGATCAAGGATTACGACACCTTCTGATCCTGAATTCAACCCCTTAATGGATCGCTGTCCCTTGTCAAGGATCGCTACGTGAACAGGAGTTGGCTTAAACCCGGCATCCCGCAGAGCGCGCTGAACGAGTCCCCAGATTCGTCCGCTGCTGTTTCCAAATACTACAGACATGTGACGTCCAGGTCTAAGCACTCTGTATGCTTCCTTAAATGAATCACGGAGAAGACCCTTGTAGCGCTCCATTGCACCGTTCTTTTTCTTACCTGTCGTGTGTACTACCGCCTCTGAAGTATTATCAGTAACACGTCCGAGCCACGCCTCCTGAAACAAATTCATATCACTGTAGAATATGTTGCTTCCAAATGGAGGATCGGTAAATACATAATCGATCGACTCTGTTTGGATATGCGAAAGCCGTGCTGCCGATCCTTTATGATAGGTGACATCCTGCAACGAAAAGCCGTTGAGCATGGGCTGTCTTCCAAAGAGAACATCATTCGCACGGATCACGGAACTCAGTTTTCTTTTGTATAGATCGAACACGTTCCACTCATAGTAGACCGGCGCAATGTAGTAGGTTTGATTTTGCGCATTTAGCGGGCGTTTCCGACTCCACTGGTATCGCTTTGATGCTCGAGGAAGGATGGCAGTAAATGCGAAGCTCAGCTTCTGACGAATCTCACTATCCTTTATTCTCTTGATTGCTGTCCAAAGTTCCAGCAGAGCGATGGCATTTCGGGCGGAAAAGAATCTCGCGGTCTCCGTCATACCTGATTTCGCGAGGCCAGACCTGCCGTACATCTCTCTGTGTGGCTCGATCTTGAGAGACGGAACGTCGCTTAGGCGGGAATCGCGGCACGCGGCCGCAATATTCTCCCAGTCAAGAGACGATACATTTTGCTCGACCTGACGCCCATCGGCACCGTGAACGACGACCCGCACCGGCATGTCGTCACTGCGCTGCCACGAACGGCGTGCAAAGTTGGCTCCACAACTGGGACAGGTCCGTGGTGGGTTCCCTTGTTCGTCCAATTGCTCAAAGTACACGATCTCCAAGTCACACTTGGGACACCGATAGCAAAATGACCAGACAGTTCGAACTAGCTGCAGACGGTGTCCGTCACTGTTCCGTTTGGTTGTGTAGAGCGTGCCAATCGCAGTACGGGCCTGCTCAACCACTTGAACCCCTGCTTCCCGTAGCGTCGCTTCAGGAAGATTCGTGAGGTAACCATGTGCGATGTGCTGTCCGAGGACGGAGATGTCACTAAGCCGAGCTCGACGATTGAGCGTCAGTGCCGCAAGACCGGTCATGCCGGATCCAGCGAAGAAGTCGGCCACAATCTCGCCTGGTTGGGTGCAAGCTTCAATGAACGGCTGAATAGCCGCGATTGGGACCTTGGTTAAATACTGATGACAGTTATATATAGGATCCGTTCGCGGCGCGACTATCGTCGCTGGGAGCATACGCAGCTCTTGCGATGAAGCCTCCAATATAACACCCCTCGTTGCAGAATTGTGACGGATAGTCTGTAGATTCATAGTTTACAACCTTCGTACGCTGCCGGCAAGCGCACGGGGTGCCGGAGGTTCAACGATTCTCGACCCGAAACTCATACTCGGAACCAACCTCCGGCGTCTCCGGACCTCGACGGGGTTATCTCAGGAGGAACTCGCTTCACGTTCGAGTCTCCATAGGACGTACATTAGTTCGGTAGAACGTGGCCAGCGCAACGTCTCAGTCGAGAACATTTTCTTGCTGGCAAAGGCTTTAGGAGCTGAGCCTTCGGACCTTCTCCGTGTCGACCGAGAGGGTGAGCGCTGATGCCATTCAAAGCGGGCACGAGCTTCCTTCGATTCCTGAGCATGGGGGCCGCAGGTGTACACCGCACCATGGAGACTCTGCGGCGGAGCGGTTTCGAACCAATCGAGCTTGAGCGATATTGCGGCTCCAATAAGATCTGGTCGACAAAGATTAAGCGGCTGAGGCTTTCCGACCTTCTATGTGTCAGAACCGGCCTGCGTGTGGAAGTACGCGCAAAGACTGATCTCAAAATCCGGATGAGCGATACGCCATCCAACCGAGATCGGGCATGGGATGCAGGGCTACGCGACGACGATCTTGTCGCGTTCATCTATTGCTCGTTCCAAAACCATCGTCCCATTCCGGCGGATCAGCCCGTATTCTTGAGCGTCGGTGCACTTCGCAGCTCGATTGCCGCATCCACAGTCGGTCCTCCGAAGTCCGCCTCCGAGGGCGCGGAACGAGATCGCACGTG is a window from the Spirochaetaceae bacterium genome containing:
- a CDS encoding ABC transporter permease translates to MLYYLLRRSLYMLLLLVVLSMAGFAIIQLPPGDYLNSYIQALAMRGAAPDEAELAALKRQYGLDLPLHRQYLKWAGRALAGDFGRSMDWRKPVSELIADRMLLTVIMNAAAMVFIYVVAIPIGIFAATHQYSVGDHALTVVSLTGLATPQFLLALVLMVFMVRNFGASVGGLFSPEYVDAAWSVGRVIDLLAHLPVPVVIIGLSGTAALIRVMRSGVLDELKKQYVVTARAKGATERALLFKYPVRVAINPIISTVGWMLPATISGGTITAVVLSLPTVGPMLLRALRNQDMFLGGTIVMLLGFLTVIGTFVSDMLLMWIDPRIRYERSR
- a CDS encoding ABC transporter permease, which codes for MSSAAATAAEQAEERLFLASQWRLMWRRLGRHRVALAGGVVLLLFYLTMCLGAEFCATYTRDTRFKAFSFAPPARIRVVDADGRLRLPFVYGLESGRDPVSFRKVYTEDVSVRYPLRLFARGEPYLLWGLFPAERHFIGVDEPGLLLLFGSDELGRDLFSRTLYGGRISLSIGLVGVAVSFVLGCILGGLSGFYGGGIDNAIQRVIEFLLSIPTIPLWMALAAAVPVDWPPLRVYFGITIILSIIGWTALARVVRGKLISTREEDFVVAAQIAGSTERKIIVRHLLPSFLSYLIVDLTLSIPRMILGETALSFLGLGLRPPVVSWGVLLNQAQNVKAVALHPWMLIPAVFVIVSVLAFNLLGDGLRDAADPYASH
- a CDS encoding DNA methyltransferase is translated as MLPATIVAPRTDPIYNCHQYLTKVPIAAIQPFIEACTQPGEIVADFFAGSGMTGLAALTLNRRARLSDISVLGQHIAHGYLTNLPEATLREAGVQVVEQARTAIGTLYTTKRNSDGHRLQLVRTVWSFCYRCPKCDLEIVYFEQLDEQGNPPRTCPSCGANFARRSWQRSDDMPVRVVVHGADGRQVEQNVSSLDWENIAAACRDSRLSDVPSLKIEPHREMYGRSGLAKSGMTETARFFSARNAIALLELWTAIKRIKDSEIRQKLSFAFTAILPRASKRYQWSRKRPLNAQNQTYYIAPVYYEWNVFDLYKRKLSSVIRANDVLFGRQPMLNGFSLQDVTYHKGSAARLSHIQTESIDYVFTDPPFGSNIFYSDMNLFQEAWLGRVTDNTSEAVVHTTGKKKNGAMERYKGLLRDSFKEAYRVLRPGRHMSVVFGNSSGRIWGLVQRALRDAGFKPTPVHVAILDKGQRSIKGLNSGSEGVVILDLVLTVQKPNVGEELNAAAFRSVETGALVHRVIQNHPTLDEQSPSLLYVEIVRTAIKEGLILDNFHLGDVLVALRNAGCSIDQTTGLISCKKG
- a CDS encoding helix-turn-helix transcriptional regulator; protein product: MLGTNLRRLRTSTGLSQEELASRSSLHRTYISSVERGQRNVSVENIFLLAKALGAEPSDLLRVDREGER